The stretch of DNA TTACTATCCTCTTATCGGCCCTCAGGGCGAGGAGGGGGTCATGCGTGGACATCAGGATTATCTTTTCATTGCCCGCAAGAAGCCTGATGGCCTCCTTACGATCGATTCCCGCGTTCTCGATCTCGTCTATCAGAATTACCGGAGAGGCACTCATCAGTGCGGTATCTGCGATCATAAGAGCCCTCGACTGGCCGCCGGAGAGCTGCGTCACTTTTGTTTCCGGCGAAAACTTCTCTCCCGCAAGGGAATTCGCACATTCGAAACACCGTTCGACAACATCTTCGACATCGGATACCATCCTGCTCTTCGCATGCATCTCCAGGAACTCCCGGACCGTCAGGTCCATTACGAAGTTCATCGTCTGGGATAGCTGGGCCACGAGTTTCCCGCCGGTATCGAACCTTCGCATCTCGTCTGGAACAGTTCCGTTGATCAGGATCTGCCTCAGTGTCGGCGTGTCCTTCTGGGCCATGCACTCGATATCCTCAAGAAGCCGGCTCTTACCAGAACCAGTGGGACCGACGATGCTTATAATCTCGCCTGGCCTGACCGTCAGTTCCACATTCTCCTGTTCACCGGACTTGTTCCGTCCACCGATGATCGTGATAGATGAGATTGCATCCGGCCGGTCGTCGTGGTCTGAACGAAATGCCTCGAGAAATGTGCAGAAGTGATCGATTATACTTTCATTGTCGAGCCCGAACTCCTCGAGCATCTCCGGATCGACATCGAGGAGGGCAGCGGGAAGGGTTTTGGATGAATCTATTCCTCCAAGCCTGTGATTTGCAAGGTAGTCGACGGCAAGGGGATAGCGTTCCAGGATAACGCAGACAGGTGTCTCTACGATCTCTTCATAGAAGTCGTAAGAACTCATTCCTCGAACTCCATCCTTTTAAGCATCCCCATCTGGTAGAAATCGCCGATCCTCGTCTCCCCCGTGCAGTAGGAGCAGATTGCCGCCGGCATCGTAAATCTGAGGGTCCTGTCCTTCAGGGTATCGATCTCGGTCGCCTCGCTGAAGGATTTGGCAAGCATGAAAGTCCCCTGCCCGGTAATCCCGTTGACGAAGATCACCTTAGCATTCGAATTGACCTCCTTTATGTTGAAGGAAAAAACCTCGCGTTCGGCCTGCGATACGATATCACCCTTCGTCACGACCACAATATCTGCGTACTTGAGCATTGGTCCGATCTTTCGCGGTGTGTTTACCCCGGAGAGGTTGTCGATTACGCATACCGAGAGTATGCCCTTGATATACGGCGAACAGCGGTTGCAGAGTCCGGCACTTTCTGTGATTAGAACTGAAAGGCCCTTCCTCTTCCCCCATGAGACGGCTTCCTCGATATTGCTGACAAAGAAATGATCAGGGCAGATCTTCCCTGCAAATCCGGTCTGGACAGGGATATTGCTCTCGCCGTACCGAATGTGATCGAATGATGTGAGTGAGTCGAATTTGACAACACCAACGCTCCCCTCCGGAAGACCGAGCGTTGCAATTGTTTTAAGAATTACTGAAGTCTTGCCGGAGGACGGAGGCCCGGCAACTGTTATCATCTTCATGGATGTTAGTAAAAGGTGCGCCGTTTTTGTTCATAATAATTGCCAAATTGTGCCGAATAGTAAATAATATCTGCTTAACAAATCTGAAAATATCACCCTTCCCAGGAAAACAGGTTGGGCCACGCTTCCGGGGAGGATCTATACCCTTACGGGCACCCGGATTTCAAAAATTGGATGGAGATCTTAATTAATTATTTAGCACCGATATCTTCTTCATAGACATCGAAATATTCGTCGGTTTCGATGATATGATACTGGCCTATAGCAGTAACATTATACGGGTTGCCTATTGTTGAATACGGGAGTATAAATCTGCCGCCCTCGCTCTTTTGGGCGTATACGAATTCTCTCCCGGCATTAGTTTTAAGATTAAGTTCCACTGTGCCTTCTCCCGGGACTTCATAACCGTCTACGTACTCGAAGATCTTGACGTTGTCGTCAGGATCTGACGATTCAAAAACAAGCCTGTAGTTTTTAAGCGCCTGAACCGTGCAGCAGGGCATATCCGGGTTCTGGCTTACCAGGATGTCATCGGAAGTCGCTTCCGAAACTGCAGTATCATAGTCCACGGTCTGATAACCTGTTATGGATTTTACACCGCCGCTTGTGGTGGTCGTAATCACATCGACCTCTTCAGGCTCGATATAAGTTCCATCCAAATTTTGGAGCCTTACAACGGTTGTATTATAATAATTTGAGGTATACACCCTCGAATAACCACTATTACCTGAATCGTCAGAGTTGTAGAGGCTTATCATATAGTCGACCGTAATATCTGCGGGATCGACCCACGAGAGAATCGTAAGAATTCCCTTATCCGGTGTTGTAAGCTCCGAATTCGTGACGACAAATCTTGCTCCGGCGTTATCCATTATCCGGTCAGCCTCTTCTTCCGATCCCGAGATTAGGAAGTTTGCACATCCTGTATCTCCCTGAACATTATCCTGGAACGGATTTGAAACCGGAATTCTTTTTCCAACAAGAGTGATCACATGCCCGAAATCCCACCATGACATTACTCCATACGAATCTTCAGGATATACGAACGAATCAGAAGAATATTCCCCGTAATAGTCCACACCCGGATCGGGGGTGTTTTCGTTCATCCATTCCATTGCCTCCAGCCATTTGTCCTTCTCAAAACTGACTCCTGAATAATCCTCAGTGAACCGGACATCGTTTATAACGGATGCAGCAAAGAAAACGACTGTAATACCGGTAATAACCATAAATATAGCAGTTCCGGTCAAATGATCGTCATTGGCCTTCGCACTTTTTTTCTTTGATTTTCCTTCAGCAGGCTTTTTCTCTTTTCCGAGGTATGACAGAAAATCGCCGTAATACCGGGAATATACATAATATATACACAATGCAGAAAGAATTGCAAAGGGCGCTGCGACGAAATAATCAAACCTCATGTGTTTTATCGACACATATACCGTCATGAGCATCCAGAGAAGAACAAACAGGTATCCGTTCTCCTTTGTCGAGTACAATTTATATAACGCAACTATTACCCCCCCTGCACCCAGGACCAGGCCGATCTGATAGCTTTGCAGGATAAAATCAAGGGTCATCGGCTGCATCTCTGCAATCGCAACGTTTCCAAAACCGAAAACAAGGTTTGCAGACGAGAAGAGGGACGAAAAAATATCCGGCACAACTATTGCGGATGCAAACAGGGCTATAACTCCGGCCAGAATAAGAACGGACGGATATGCAATTTTGTTATCCTTAAGATTTGTTCTGCCCAGTCCGAATGACAGAAGAATCAGAACCCATGTTGCAACGATTACCAGAACCGGAATTATTACATGAACAACAGTATACGACGAGATCGCAAATCCGGCATATTTTATTCCGAAGATCAATGCCATGATTGCCGGAATTATCATTGCGACAGTGTTTACAAAGCCCAATTTATACGGAATATTTCCTGAATTATGAGTTATTATGCAGGAGAACAATGTGAATATCGATATTAATACAAGGAAGAGTACCGTTGTCGGGGATGTGAAATAACAGGCACTGTAAAATACGCCTGCAAGAACGGAATACGCAAAGATCTTCAAAAATTCTTTGTCTTTGATATCCGGTTTGAATTCACCGGAAGAGTCCCTGACTGCAAAGATATAGAACATACAGAATATTGCTGAAAAGAGAATCTCCGCCGCATGATGATCGACATACCCGTATGACGTATAGTTCAGGAAGAACAGGGAGCTGACGGATATCAGCGCCGCCGCGATAATCCCGGCAAACCTGCTTTTACTAACGGATTCCGCGATGAAATAGACGACGGGAACCAGCACTGCCGCCATAAGGGGGGGTACGAATGATGCGGCGTTTACGATCGCGGCCTGTCCTGACGCTCCTGTAATTATTACAAAAGCGCCCGCGATCATCGGGAACAGCGGCCCCCATCCGATATTCTTCCCGTCAGGGTATGCTGTCATCGGGTCGAACCAGTCATACTGCAGGAAGTTATGGGCCATAACCTCTATCTGCCTGAGGTTGTACTCAGCATCGCCCCGTATCACGTGGATATACCCGGTATCAGGGAGGAGAAACAGAGGAATGATTCTCAGCATAAATGCAAGAAGAGCAAATATAAACAAAAGTATTGCCACATTTATGCTTTTTTTGGTGAAATCAAACATATCAGATAGTATTTCAGCCATATAAACAAATAATTTTACCCCCTGTTTTCCTTTGAATTCACAGGTGCTACAATTCAGTAAAGATCTATTTTGACAGAGAAAGAAAGACCGGGAATGAGTCTGTCTTCAGTATAAAAGAGAGGGTTCGGGTTGTACTGGTTTCCTGGCATCCGGTCTTCCATAAAAAATGAAGAATTTATTTTTAGCCCTTGATTGTTACAACTGCACGTGAAATCAGCGTTCCACTGGCCTTGTCGTTTACATCAAGGTAGAACGACTTTCCTATGTTTTCCTGATTTACAAAGTCCAGTGCCCAGAAACTATCATCAGCGCTGGTAAGCTTTTCACCTGTATCTGAATCAAGGAACGTCCAGTGCGTACCGTCAAAATAATAGTCTCCATGACTTGAGTAAACAGTCTTCTGAAGTATCGTTGGTTCACAATTTGTGATATTTACGTAGAGCGTATCTCCAGGGTTGAAAGAAGATATTCCATAACCCCGGAAGCCACCAGTACTTGAGTTATAGGACATCACAGCCACACCATTTGAAGTAGTAACCGTTGCAAGATTTATTGCACTTGTTGACATAGCTTCAAGATTCGGACCGAATGTGGGCCCGTTCTTAACCGTTATCAACATATCGGCAGTAGGAATTGCTTCTCCACCTGCGTGGATGATTGAGAGACCTCTGGTTACGCTGAACTCACCCTGAATAGTTGCCTGTGGGGCTTTTGTCTGCCCTTCTGCAAAACCGCCTGCAAATCCGCTAACAACCGCCGCGATAATGATTGTTACAACAAGCATTAACATGACACCTACGACGGGAGATACCGCTGAATCGTTATTTTTTATCATAATCAGTCCTCCACAGCAATATTGCTATTATAAATCGCAGCACCTGTAGGCGTGTAGATAACTTTTACATTAACAGTATCTCCTGCACGAAGCTGTTCCCAGCCATACCCTAGTAATGCCTGAGTCGGATCGGCCTGTCCTTCTTCATAGAGGCCCGAGGCATACTTATAAGCATAAAGTGTTTCACCATTGTAACCACTATCTGCAGGTTCTGACAATGCCCCAGCTATTGCCTGCCCTGAATCAGATCCGTATGGATATGCAAACAGGTTCACACCCTCCTGTAATGTAAACTGCCCAAACCAACCTGGTTTCTGGTATGCATCAGCACTCTTCCCCATTGGATCTGTCGGGTTTGTCTGATCGACTCCTGCTCCTATTCCAAAAGGCGCTGTAGACCAATTTGTCACTGTTTTTGTCTTCATACCCTGATAACAGATCACATTGGCACTGTTTGGAAGGCTCGTGTTTCCACCTGTAAAAGTATTACCATTAGAGATTGTCTTTTGTTGTTCCGTAAGACCAGGATCAGTATTGTCCTTCATAGTTGTCGACCAGGATGTGACAATCTTCAGGTCAGTAGTACTGATTGGTTCACTTACGCCAAGTACCGAGGCCGTAAATCCGCTTCCTATGTAACTTCCCGTGTTTGCAATTGTAACATCCATGGAAAGCGTCGGAGACTTCTCCTGTCCGGAAATAAGCCCTCCTGCAAAACCGCTCACAACCGCCGCGATGATAATCGTCACAACAAGCATCAGCATGACGCCCACGACGGGTGAGACCGCATCTTCGTTTTTCATACATTCACCATACATATGATGCACTACAGCACCATGATCACCATATTTGTAAAGATTGCTACTTAATATTCGGCTAAAGTAAATTAAATTATATTGATTAATCATCTTATAGTAGACTGAGATGTTTAACCATTAAAAAAAAAGCTCATTTTTCCGATCATAACCAGCTACAGACCCCGATCAATCTCATAAGAAGATCAGTCAGGTGAACAGGTCCGGAGGTGTGAAAATTATTCATCGCGCGGAATGCAGATCAGATGATATCATTTACATTCTGCAATCACGGGTGAGTTGCTAAAAATTGTAAAAAAAGCGTAAAACATGAGATAGAATAAATACTCAGACAATCTGAGTGCATCACCATTCTTTATCAGAGATTACTGTTGAAATTCCGGATCTTAAGGAGGGAATGTCGTCATTTAAAACATTCCACACAATATCCCAGCTGACATCAAAA from Methanolacinia petrolearia DSM 11571 encodes:
- a CDS encoding ATP-binding cassette domain-containing protein, whose product is MSSYDFYEEIVETPVCVILERYPLAVDYLANHRLGGIDSSKTLPAALLDVDPEMLEEFGLDNESIIDHFCTFLEAFRSDHDDRPDAISSITIIGGRNKSGEQENVELTVRPGEIISIVGPTGSGKSRLLEDIECMAQKDTPTLRQILINGTVPDEMRRFDTGGKLVAQLSQTMNFVMDLTVREFLEMHAKSRMVSDVEDVVERCFECANSLAGEKFSPETKVTQLSGGQSRALMIADTALMSASPVILIDEIENAGIDRKEAIRLLAGNEKIILMSTHDPLLALRADKRIVIKNGGIAKVLPTTENERRNLEKIEKVDNILLGLRNSLRKGEVIGDGVVEEFMDEWFWSFLR
- a CDS encoding GTP-binding protein, with the protein product MKMITVAGPPSSGKTSVILKTIATLGLPEGSVGVVKFDSLTSFDHIRYGESNIPVQTGFAGKICPDHFFVSNIEEAVSWGKRKGLSVLITESAGLCNRCSPYIKGILSVCVIDNLSGVNTPRKIGPMLKYADIVVVTKGDIVSQAEREVFSFNIKEVNSNAKVIFVNGITGQGTFMLAKSFSEATEIDTLKDRTLRFTMPAAICSYCTGETRIGDFYQMGMLKRMEFEE
- a CDS encoding HepT-like ribonuclease domain-containing protein, with amino-acid sequence MRDRLTHGYFDVSWDIVWNVLNDDIPSLRSGISTVISDKEW
- a CDS encoding oligosaccharyl transferase, archaeosortase A system-associated; translated protein: MAEILSDMFDFTKKSINVAILLFIFALLAFMLRIIPLFLLPDTGYIHVIRGDAEYNLRQIEVMAHNFLQYDWFDPMTAYPDGKNIGWGPLFPMIAGAFVIITGASGQAAIVNAASFVPPLMAAVLVPVVYFIAESVSKSRFAGIIAAALISVSSLFFLNYTSYGYVDHHAAEILFSAIFCMFYIFAVRDSSGEFKPDIKDKEFLKIFAYSVLAGVFYSACYFTSPTTVLFLVLISIFTLFSCIITHNSGNIPYKLGFVNTVAMIIPAIMALIFGIKYAGFAISSYTVVHVIIPVLVIVATWVLILLSFGLGRTNLKDNKIAYPSVLILAGVIALFASAIVVPDIFSSLFSSANLVFGFGNVAIAEMQPMTLDFILQSYQIGLVLGAGGVIVALYKLYSTKENGYLFVLLWMLMTVYVSIKHMRFDYFVAAPFAILSALCIYYVYSRYYGDFLSYLGKEKKPAEGKSKKKSAKANDDHLTGTAIFMVITGITVVFFAASVINDVRFTEDYSGVSFEKDKWLEAMEWMNENTPDPGVDYYGEYSSDSFVYPEDSYGVMSWWDFGHVITLVGKRIPVSNPFQDNVQGDTGCANFLISGSEEEADRIMDNAGARFVVTNSELTTPDKGILTILSWVDPADITVDYMISLYNSDDSGNSGYSRVYTSNYYNTTVVRLQNLDGTYIEPEEVDVITTTTSGGVKSITGYQTVDYDTAVSEATSDDILVSQNPDMPCCTVQALKNYRLVFESSDPDDNVKIFEYVDGYEVPGEGTVELNLKTNAGREFVYAQKSEGGRFILPYSTIGNPYNVTAIGQYHIIETDEYFDVYEEDIGAK
- a CDS encoding type IV pilin N-terminal domain-containing protein, with amino-acid sequence MKNEDAVSPVVGVMLMLVVTIIIAAVVSGFAGGLISGQEKSPTLSMDVTIANTGSYIGSGFTASVLGVSEPISTTDLKIVTSWSTTMKDNTDPGLTEQQKTISNGNTFTGGNTSLPNSANVICYQGMKTKTVTNWSTAPFGIGAGVDQTNPTDPMGKSADAYQKPGWFGQFTLQEGVNLFAYPYGSDSGQAIAGALSEPADSGYNGETLYAYKYASGLYEEGQADPTQALLGYGWEQLRAGDTVNVKVIYTPTGAAIYNSNIAVED
- a CDS encoding type IV pilin N-terminal domain-containing protein produces the protein MIKNNDSAVSPVVGVMLMLVVTIIIAAVVSGFAGGFAEGQTKAPQATIQGEFSVTRGLSIIHAGGEAIPTADMLITVKNGPTFGPNLEAMSTSAINLATVTTSNGVAVMSYNSSTGGFRGYGISSFNPGDTLYVNITNCEPTILQKTVYSSHGDYYFDGTHWTFLDSDTGEKLTSADDSFWALDFVNQENIGKSFYLDVNDKASGTLISRAVVTIKG